In one Buteo buteo chromosome 10, bButBut1.hap1.1, whole genome shotgun sequence genomic region, the following are encoded:
- the LOC142035359 gene encoding uncharacterized protein LOC142035359: protein MRLSPVRSLTMALCMLLLFPGALQLCIHTDCFVVSIEVLPENLKQPPVVAESVASEWSSTIGLRSPRGWTRLRMAVAPEGPKQPPAVADSMASEWTSTIGLRSPHGWTRFRMALAPEGLKQLPVGTESVASELYCPLRQLWDHLVQLDRTWQLCRAGQTLWLFHVVWIALGRWRNVKRPQGQGGGQTASTSVGTGRLGKRA from the exons ATGAGGCTCAGTCCAGTTCGATCCCTCACCATGGCTCTCTGCATGTTGCTTCTGTTCCCTGGTGCCCTTCAGCTTTGCATCCACACTGACTGCTTCGTAGTCAGCATAGAAGTCCTTCCTGAAAACCTGAAGCAGCCACCCGTTGTCGCTGAGAGCGTGGCCTCTGAATGGAGCAGCACCATTGGCCTTCGCAGCCCCCGCGGCTGGACCAGGCTCAGGATGGCCGTCGCTCCTGAGGGCCCGAAGCAACCGCCCGCTGTCGCCGACAGCATGGCCTCCGAATGGACCAGCACCATTGGCCTTCGCAGCCCCCACGGCTGGACCAGGTTCAGGATGGCCCTCGCTCCTGAGGGCCTGAAGCAACTGCCCGTTGGCACAGAGAGCGTAGCCTCTGAGCTGTACTGCCCTCTGCGCCAGCTTTGGGACCACCTTGTCCAGCTCGACAGGACCTGGCAGCTTTGCAGGGCCGGGCAAACCCTGTGGCTGTTCCACGTGGTTTGGATTGCACTTGGCCGCTGGAGAAATGTGAAGAGACCCCAGGGACAG GGAGGTGGACAGACGGCCTCAACTTCCGTGGGGACGGGCCGCCTGGGAAAGC GAGCCTGA